Proteins encoded in a region of the Podarcis muralis chromosome 2, rPodMur119.hap1.1, whole genome shotgun sequence genome:
- the LOC114592478 gene encoding uncharacterized protein LOC114592478, translating into MEGGRWTDDLVRLSPASLPKTSGHFLPGHSEASADGNNSQNSKISPGISLKKPFKCMECGKTFANSGSHRTHQRIHTGEKPFKCLECGKCFIKHASLSSHQRIHTGEKPFKCMECGKCFRWKYYLTTHQRTHSGEKLFECMECGKCFRLKQYLTTHQRTHTGEKPFKCMECGKTFADSGTHAKHKQTHTGGKLFECMECGRSFRWKQRLTLHQRTHTGEKPYECVECGKCFRWKQDLTTHQRIHTGEKPFKCMECGKTFADSGSYAKHLRIHTGEKPFKCMECGKTSSDSVSHTQHLRIHTGEKPFKCNECGSCFNQGGNLKKHLQIHTRDNPFKCVECGKTSADKGSHINHLRIHTGEKPFTCTECGNCFSHSGNLKNHLRIHTGEKPFKCVECGKRFSQRGRLRKHQQTHTG; encoded by the exons atggaaggaggaagatggacagATGACCTTGTCAgactgtctcctgcatccctccccaaAACCTCTGGGCATTTTCTCCCAGGACACTCAGAGGCATCTG CTGATGGAAACAATAGTCAGAATTCCAAGATTTCACCTGGAATTTCATtgaagaaaccatttaaatgtatggagtgtggaaaaacaTTTGCTAATTCTGGAAGCcatagaacacatcaacggattcacacaggagaaaaaccatttaaatgtttggagtgcggaAAGTGCTTCATTAAGCATGCATCCCTTAgttcacatcaaagaattcacacaggggagaagccattcaaatgtatggagtgcgggaAATGTTTCAGGTGGAAGTATTACCTTACTACACACCAGCGAACTCACTCAGGGGAGAAGCtatttgaatgtatggagtgtggaaagtgttTCAGGTTGAAGCAATACCTTACTACACaccagcgaactcacacaggggagaaaccctttaaatgtatggagtgtgggaagactTTCGCAGATAGTGGAACCcatgcaaaacacaaacaaactcacacaggggggaagctatttgaatgtatggagtgtggaaggagTTTCAGGTGGAAGCAACGCCTTACTTTACaccagcgaactcacacaggggagaaaccatatgaatgcgTGGAGTGTGGAAAATGTTTTAGGTGGAAGCAAGACCTTACTACACACCagcgaattcacacaggggagaagccatttaaatgcatggagtgtgggaagactTTCGCAGATAGTGGATCTTATGCCAAACATctacgaattcacacaggggagaagccatttaagtgtatggagtgtggaaagacttCCTCAGATAGTGTATCCCATACACAACATCTACGAAttcacacaggagaaaaaccatttaaatgtaacgAGTGTGGAAGCTGCTTCAATCAAGGTGGAAACCTTAAAAAACACCTACAAATTCACACAAGGGATAACCCATTTAAATGTGTGGAGTGCGGGAAGACTTCCGCAGATAAAGGATCCCACATAAACCATCTACGAAttcacacaggagaaaaaccatttACATGTACGGAGTGCGGAAACTGCTTCAGTCACAGTGGAAACCTTAAAAACCATctacgaattcacacaggggagaaaccatttaaatgtgtggaGTGTGGGAAGCGCTTCAGTCAAAGAGGAagacttagaaaacatcaacaaactcacacgggatGA